The Bdellovibrio bacteriovorus W nucleotide sequence AAAGGAAAGAGTTTGAACTTCTTAAAGAGTACGAAAAACTTAAAGTTCAAATTCAAAATCTTCAGCCTCTATAGTCCTTAAATATCCAGTTGTGGGGCTGCGGGCGGTGTCCAGCGGTCCTTTGGAACTTTTAAGCCTTTTGCAATCTCAACAACTTCTTCCTCGTTCAGAGTTTCTTTCTCTAAGAGTATCGTCGCTCCTCGATTCAAAACATCTCGATTGGTAAGAAGAATGTCCTTAGCCATCTGACTGGCTCTTTCAACAAATCCCTTCACAGCCAGATCAATTTTAGCGGCACTTTCTTCACTGCGGATTCTCTGTGTTGTGCCACTATTCTGTAAAAACAGAGCTTCTTGCTGTTCATAGACGACCTCACCTAGCTCTTCAGACATTCCGTAACGAGTCACGATGGCTTCCGCGATGTCTGTGACCTTGACGAGGTCATCGGAGGCGCCGGTACTGATCTCTTTAAAAACTAAGTACTCTGCTGCCCTCCCCCCCATCAGCACCGCCATTTTGTGAATAAGTTCTTGCTTGGTCATCAAGTAGCGATCTTCGATGGGTCTTTGGATGGTATAACCTAAGGCGCCCATGCCTCTGGGAATAATGGACACTTTATGAACCATATCGTTATCTGCTAAGGCACTAGCCACGAGGGCGTGTCCCATCTCATGATAGGCGACCCTTTCTTTTTCTTGTGCAGAAAGAACTCGGGTCTTTTTCTCCAGTCCGGCCACCAGTCTTTCAATGGCCACGACAAAATCTTCTTTTTCCACATCCACAGAATTTCTTCGCGTCGCCACAAGGGCTGCTTCATTTACAAGGTTCGCTAAATCAGCGCCAGTAAACCCCGATGTCATCGAGGCGATATCCTCCAGGCTAAGTCCTGGGTGTGCTTTGATCTTCTTGATATGAACTTTTAAAATTTGCTCTCGCCCCTTTTTGTCTGGACGATCGACTAAGACCTGACGATCAAAGCGCCCTGCACGCAATAGGGCTGGATCAAGAACCTCAGGTCGATTGGTTGCAGCTAAAAGGATCACTCCCGAGCGCGTGTCAAATCCATCGAGTTCTGCCAACAGTTGATTCAGGGTCTGTTCTTTTTCGTCATGGCCCCCACTTCCCACTCCGGGAGTTCGCACTTTTCCTAGAGCATCCAGTTCATCAATAAAAATAATGCAAGGTGAGCTTTGTCTTGCTTGCTCAAAAAGATCTCGGACTCGAGAGGCTCCCACTCCCACAAAGAGCTCAACGAATTCCGAGCCACTCATTGAGAAAAAGGGGACATGGGCTTCACCGGCAACCGCTTTGGCCAAAAGAGTTTTTCCAGTCCCAGGCGGACCAATCAAAAGAATGCCCTTAGGCATACGAGCTCCGAGGCGCTCATAGGATTGAGGATCTTTTAAGAACTCTACCACCTCTCGCAGTTCGTCTTTGGCTTCATCCACTCCGGCCACATCATCAAATCCAATTTTTATATCTGTTTCTACATACTGCTTGGCGCGACTCTTCCCTACGCCCATAATAGACCCTGCTCCAGAACGCTCCATCATTCTTCGGCTAATAAACATCCACAGTCCGACAAAAAGTAAAACCGGCACGACCCAAGATAATAAATCTTTAAAGAAAGTAGATTCTACCTCTTGAGTATAAGTAACGCCCTTTGCGGTAAGCTGAGAAGAAAGATCTTTATCGACACGGACTGTGAGGAACTGACTTTTCCCCATTTCTTCAGCTGTCAAAGAACCACGGATATACTTTTCTGAAATCAAAAGATCTTTAACCTGCCCTTTTTCTAAAAGCTCTTCAAATCGACTGTAAGGAATTGTTTCATACTGCGAGGCCTGCATCCATAGATTCTGTAAAAGATAGAACCCAATAAATATGAAAATAAGGAAGAATACAAAATTTCTATTTGAAGATTTAAACACGCCCCACTCCCTTCCTTGGAATCGACTTTCATCATAGAAATGCTTCTCAGCTGCGGCACTCTTACTGATTCATCTTTGTTTGAATACATAGTTGCCTTTTACATTCTTAAAATTCGTGATCGCCATGTTAAATTTTAGAATGGAGGCTTCTATGAAAGTAACTAAAGAAAAAGAAAAGACTAAAAAGAAAGACCCATCTCAGAATGAAGATATCGGTCTCAACTATTCTGCAAAATCCTCGCATTTTCAAACTTGTTATAAAAAGAACTTCGATCTTTTGATTCGCCATTACACACGTAAAAATCAAAAGCCCTCGCAATTAGGTCTCTAGTCATCTAAAGACGTCTCCATATTCTCTCTCACATGGAGACGCTATTTTTTCCTGATGTTCACTACTAGATTCTCAGGGCCTCCAGAATCCTTCAGTAGGATCTCGGCCTTTTCTTCTCCCTCATTTTGAAGATTCACTTGAATGACATATTGAGTTTTGCCATAGCGGTACTTAATCACATAAGAGTTCCACGAGCGCGGAACACATGGGTCAATCACAAGTCGATCCTCTAAGAGATAAAATCCTAGAATGGACTCTAAACCCGCGCGATAGAACCAAGAGGCTGAGCCGGTATACCAAGACCATCCCCCTCTTCCCACATGGGGTGGAACAGCATAAACGTCGGCCGAAATCACATAGGGCTCCACTTTGTACTTAGAAACACCGGAAAGAGTTTCCGTGTGTAAAATAGGATTAATAAGATTGAAAAACTCCAACGCTTTTTCAGAATCGTTTCTTTGCGCAAAAGCCATAATCACCCAGATGGCAGCATGAGTATACTGCCCGCCATTTTCACGCACTCCAGGCACATATCCTTTAATATACCCAGGATCATGTCCTATTTTATCAAATGGAGGTTTTAACAACTTGATTAACTTATCCTCTCGATTGATGAGTTCTTGTTCTAGCTGCTCCATTGCCATACTTATTTGCGGTTCTTGTCCAGCTCCAGAAAGAATCGACCACGTTTGCGAAATAGAATCTATTTTACACTCTTCACTCAATGCAGAGCCAACAGGAGTGCCATCGTCAAAATAAGCCCGCCTAAACCAATTTCCATCCCATGCATTCTTATGAATATTTTCTTTAAGAATTTGTGCATGATCCAAAAACTTTTTGCGCATTTCTTCGTTCTTCACAAAGTCAGAAAATTCATGAATGACTTTAAAAAGAAACCATCCCATCCATACACTTTCGCCTTGTCCTTTTTCTCCGATGCGATTCATTCCGTCGTTCCAGTCTCCGCTGCCCATCAATGGCAATCCGTGCTGACCTAATTTTAAAGATTTCAAAATGGCTCTTTCACAGTGCTCACGCACCGTGGACTTTTGCTCAGAGACCGTCGGTTGAGTATAAGAATCCTCCTGATCTGGATTCAAAAGAGGGGCTTCTATATATGGGGTGACTTCGTCTAATACACTCTCATCTCCTGTAACACGGATATAGTGACTGACCACCAAAGGTAGCCACAGAAGATCATCGGCGAAATGGGTGCGCACTCCACGCCCTGTTGGTGGATGCCACCAATGCTGTACATCTCCCTCAGGAAACTGGCGAGAAGAAGCTCTCAGAATATGTTCACGCGCAATTTCAGGAGACGAATAGACAAACGCCATCGTATCTTGGAGCTGATCCCTAAAACCATAAGCTCCACCAGACTGATAGAATGCAGAGCGGGCCCACATTCGGCAAACCAAGGCTTGATAGAGCAGCCAACGATTCAACATCAGATCAAGACTTTTCTCGGGAGTCTGAACTTCAATAGTGCTCAGCTTATCCTGCCAAAAGCTGAGAGCATCCTGATATTCAAGCTCAGCCGCCTCTAGATTCATAAATTTATTAATAAGTGCTATCGCTTTGTCGTTATTCTCAGCTTGTCCTAAAAGAAATAAAACTTCTTTTTCTTCTTGAGGCGCTAACTCGATGTCTGACTGCAAGACCGCACACGGATCAAGTCCAATTCCTTTAGTCATCGAAAGTCCGCGACGTGATAACCCCTGAGGAGCACTGATCACGCCATTTCGCCCAATGAATTCTTTTCGATCACAAGTAAATCTCCCATTCGCTCCAGAGAGATAACAAAATGCAACTCTATCTGCGAATTCATGATTGTAAGCGTTTTTAGCAAGAATCGCCGTCGTTGCATCATCCACTTCAGTTAAAATATAAGGGGCTGATTTTTCTCGAAGATTCCCTAAGACCCATTCTATGTAAGAAAATACAGATAACTTACGACTTCGTCCTCCAGTATTGCGCAATCGTAGGCGTACAAATTTAACGGAGTTTTCCATAGATACGTACATCAACGTTTGATGGGAAATACCGTGACTATTGTGTTCGATGACCGAGTAACCATGTCCATGTCGAACCAAGTATGGATTCTCATCGCGAATAGGCAGAGGTAGCGGAGACCAAAACTCACCACTGATTTCATCCCGAATATAAAAACACTCTCCAGGAGCATCCGATACGGCATCATTCGTCCAAGAAGTGATTCTGTTTTCACGGCTATTTACAGACCACGTATAGCCTGCCCCCGACTCACTCACCTGAAATCCGAAGTCTTTTCCATTAGCAATGACATTGATCCACGGAGCAGGAGTCCATTGGTTTTTCTGTAAATAAATAATATATTCTGCACCGTCTTTACTAAAACCGCCGCATCCATTGAAGTAATCTAACTCCGGTCTTTCAAGTGGAGGATTCGAATACTGCCGTTTCTCGGCAATGATTTCTTGGTTCGTTAGATATTTCTCTTTGAAAACTCGACGCGTGATCTGCTCGCGCAATGTACCACGATCCGTCGAGAGCACAACTCTGGCCATGGCCTGAATCAAAGCTCTATCTCGTTCTGGCATTGTATCCATTTTCAAAATAAACACGCCACCTGGCTTATTGAGCCATCCTTGAAATCCTGCAAAGCGCACTTGAAGATTCAGTTCTTCTGCCAAATCTTGCATATAGGTAGAACTCGTATCTGTTAAGATCACAAAATCAAAACTTAAGCCCTTGAGTCGTAAATACTCGTGCCCTCGCAAAAGTCGTCGAACAATTCCGATATCCCTTCGATCATATACCGTGATCGCCACTATCGGTAGATCTCCACTTATACCATAGGGCCAGAGACTTGCCTGCTCACGCGTATACTTCACAAGAACATGAGACGGCTGCCTTAGAGATGGATCAGAAAAGATTATTTTTTCTGCAAGTCTTTGAAACAGATAAGCCGCTTCTGAATCTAAATCCAGGTGGCGCAAATCAATTCGTGCCTTTGTCCACGCAAGCTTGCTCTCTCGGTCAAACGCATTGATTTCATTAATTCTATCAACGGTCTGCAATATTTCATCTCGCGAATGACAAAATCCCGTGGAAAAAATAACTTTTCTCGAGCTCTGACCTGGGATTCTAATTCGGATACGTAAAGCAAGTGCTGGGTCCAAAGTCGATCCCGTCGAATTAGATAGAGGTTCAGTTGATTCTAATGCCAAAGGGGTCAAAAGATCTCGCCCCCTTCCGATAAATTTTGACCGATCTGTCTCGTACTCTGTATCACCGATCACTCGGGCATCGGTCACCACCCCATGAAAAGCCCAGCGTTCTTTGCGCTCGGAAAGACGTGGTCTACGGCGAACAACTAATAGATTTTTTGAATGAATATATTCTGTCTGTAGAAATAAATTTGAAAACGCCGGATGAGCAACATCATCCGAAAAGCTTGCAAGCACAGGCTCACAATAGCTCGTGATTTCAATATCACGATGAACGAATTCATCATTCGTTAATGTCACTTGTCGTAGCTCCGCCATATCATCCGGAGCAACAATAATTTCCATATGTGTTCGCAAGTTTTCATTCTGCCTCCAGAAGTCCACCTTATCTTCGGCAAAGACGACTCGATAGGCTTCTGGCTCTAAAACATTAGGATTATAAGTAGCAGACCAATACTTTTGCGTTTTGATGTCTCTAATAAAAATAAAGTTTCCCCAAGGATCGCGAGTTGAATCCTCTCGCCAACGATACATCGCCAGAGTCTCTGCCTTTGAGTAACCGCCCCCTGCCGTAGATACCGTTAACGAGTAACGACCATTTGAAAGAATCTGCACTCGAGGTGTGTAGTGGTTCGCCTCAGCATAAGTTCGGTAAAAAGCTTTACTCAAGGCATCCCCTGCGCCCAGCCATTCGATCTCAGCAGCCTTGGGTGTTTCAAGCTTCATGCGCGGTGGAATTCTTTCTTGCAGTAACTCCTGCACGGCACGAATTCGAAGGTCTTGATGAAATCTCTTTTGCATTAAGTTGTCGTTTAAAATATTGTCGACAGCAATCAAGCTCATTCCCTGATGATGAGCCATAAACGATCTTACAACGGCAAAATTTTGAGTTTCAGAAAGTCTCTCTGCCGTATAGTCGATGGATTCATAAAATCCATAGGGTGTCAGCAACTCCATATCTTGAAGCTCTTTCAGATTGCGCAGGGACCATTCTGGATTCACTAAGCCCGCCAAAAAACTTGAATATGGAGAAACCACTAAGTCGTGCCCAAGCCCTCGCTTCAGACCCAATCCTGGAATTCCAAACGGCCCATATTGATAGTTAAAATTCAAATCCCGCGCATTGTACCCAGCCTCCGAAACACCCCATGGTATCTTTAGCTTCTTGCCATAGCTAATCTGACGGCGAACAACCGCGCGAATGGTTTCGTCCAGCAAAGTGTTTTCGAAACTTTTCATGATAAGATTAGGCATTAAGTATTCAAACATCGAGGCGGACCAAGACACCAAGGCCCGACCGCCTGAGATCGGCACTAACTTGCGCCCCAACCTAAACCAGTGCTTCACTGGTATTTGCCGAAGCGCAACAGCTATCAAGCTCGCTGTGCGTGCTTCCGAAGCTAAAAGGTCGTAATACGAGTTATCAAATCTTCCCTCTGAAACATTGTATCCGATGACAAAGACTTCTCTGTCTTTGTTTAAGAGAAACTTAAAGTTGATCGTATTTAAAAGACTCTCGCAAAGTGCTTGGATCTTTTGTGTCTGCTTTGAAATTTTTTGACAATAACTAGCTGCATTTTCTAGATCATGCAGAGTTTTATCATACTGAAGATCTGTGCCAGAAAATACATCTGGATTCTTTTCGATGAATAAACGACAGTTTGATAGGCAGTGATCAAAATGTCTCAAGCTTTGTGCCTTCTGTAGCTCTTGAAGATGCTCAGTCACTTCCCGCAACGTGCTGTTTCCACCAACGGCAAGGTGCCTTAAGAGCGCGTCAGTATTGAGGCCCAAACATGGAGCCAGTATTTCCGCTTCCTCATTAAATGCAGAAATACGACTATAAAGCATGTCAACTTTCTGACGAACTCTATAGTAGTATTTGGCTCCCTTCTCTACCTCCAGAGCCAAAATACTGTCTCTTACTTCTGCCAAAGTTTTTCGTAAGTCTGAAAAGTAATTGAGCCATTCTTTAATATTCCGCGGTGGATCCTGCTTTAGCAATTCTTGGCAATGCTCTAAGTTTTTTTGTAGATGATTGGATATGGTCTCGGTTGATAAAGCGCTTTTTTCACTCAACTCTGCCAGATCAGAAATAAGACCTTCTAATCCTACCGTCAGAGATCTTAAAATCTTCAAATTAAAAAAATCTTTATCGTAAAAGTCAGTTAAAGACTGAGAAACCGCCACCAAATAGGCCGCGTAATTTCCACTATCCACCAAAGAGACATACTTCGGGTGAAGTGGCTCTAACGTTTTTGTATCATACCAATTTAAAAGATGGCCTTCAAAATGCTCCATCTTCTGAATCGTTTCCAAAGTATCAGACAAGCGTTGAATCGTCTGCCCTTTAGAAATGAATCCTAAATCGTGAGCCGCGATACTAGATAAGAGATAGAGACCTATATTAGTTGGCGAAGTACGATGAGCCACTACTGGGGACGGGTCTTCCTGAACATTATCAGGTGGTAACCAGTTATCCCCTTTCGTGACAAAGGTCTCAAAGAAGTACCAAATCCTTTGCGCCATATCTAAGTAGTAGTTCTCGTCCTCTAACCTAAGAGTTGGCTTCGTTTTTCTAACTCTCTTCGAGGTCCACTCATCAACAATATAGTAAAGACTCCAAGCTATAACAAAAGGTATCGCCAAAAGCATTCCCAATGGATGACGGACAAAAAGCGTTCCCGCCATCACTAAAATACAAACTATGACTACACTGTATGATTTCTGCCAAAAGGCTTTCGTGCTTAAAGCGGACTTCTCAACAACTGCCGAAGGGACCCATTCAAGACACTTTTTTTGCGAAACGCTCACTCTATAAATGGCTCTTACGACGGCGTCGATCTCCACCAGACTTCGATGTGCTAAGAAAATTAAGTTAAAGGAAAACTGCCATAGATGAACTCTTAACTTTCCAAGTTCCGCCCAAAAGTTATTAATCCACCCTGAGCTGGTTGTTTTCATCAACCCCCGAAAAAGCTGAAGAACAGGTGGAAGTGCTACCAGACAAATCGTGAAAAGTGTCCACTCCAATGCAGACCCATCTAAAAATACCCAACCTATTACAAACGAGAGAAAAAAAGCTGCCGACACTAAACTTCTTCTTAAGTTATCGTAAATCTTCCATCGATTTATAAGACTGAGTGAATTTCGAACCTTGCCGTGAGCTGACGGCACCCTAGGTAGAATCCATGAGGCAATTTGCCAATCCCCTCGGACCCAGCGGTGTTGGCGGGTGATATAGCTTGAGTAGCTCTTTGGATAATCGTCGATAAATTCGATATCGGAGGCAAAACCTGCCCGAGCAAAAGAGCCCTCAATCAAATCGTGACTTAGAATTCTATTCTCAGGAAAACGGCCTTCCGTTCTTTCAATAAACGCATCCACGTTATAGAGACCTTTTCCTGCAAATATCCCCTCGTCAAAAAGATCTTGATAGATATCAGATATAGCCGTGGTGTACGGATCTAAGCCAGTGTTACTAGAGTTAATCATCGCAAAAGTTGAAGCGGATGAACTTTCAATAGAAACGCTAATTCTCGGTTGAATAATACCAAATTTATTTCGATTCAAAGGATATAGAGCTGTTCCTACTAATTTTTTTGCCGTCCCTAGGCCCATCTGCGTATCACTATCCAAAGTGATCACGTATTTAATGTCCTTACCGATTTCATAGGGCAAGGTTGACATAATGAAGCTAGTCTCGCGGCTACCACGTAAATATTTGTTGAGCTCTTCAATCTTGCCACGTTTTCTTTCCCAACCGATCCATTTTCCCTCTTGGGCATTCCAGAGTCTTTTGCGATGAAACAAGTGAAATAGCGTCTGATGAGAAGGATACTTTTCATTGAGACGATCTATTAAAGTCTGAGCAAGATTTAGCAATTCATGATCGGCAGGATCATTTTCAATATGCGAGTCCGTATAATCCGTCACCAAGGCAAAGAAGAGATTGTCTTCTGTGTTGGCCAAGTAATGAACTTCCAATCTCTGTACAATTTCTCTTATGTACTTTCGATCTACTAACATCGAAGGAATAATAACCAGCGTCTTGCTTTCCGATGGAATTCCTTTTTCTAACTCGTACTTACCAAGAATTCTTGGCGGCAAAACTTCGGAGAGAATAAAGTTAGCGATATTGACGGACATATCGCTGATGGGAATCAGAATAATAAATGAAATAATCGTCAATCCAAAGAGTGGCGTATCCCTATTCAGTAAAAACAAGAGAGGAGCTAAAAATATGACGAATGCAATGAGACACATCAAAAAAATGTAAGAGGTCGTAGGAAAAGTGTACATCCATCGCCTGAACCTTTCGCCCCAGGGCGACTTATAGGCGAAGGCATCCTCCAGAACTTTCTGCAATCCACCATGAATATACTCCCCGATAAACACATTGGATGTTTGCCCCGTTAAAACGACTCTAGCAGCAATCGCCAACTCTTCGGATTGAGTTATTTTCGCTATTCTTTCGACTTTTTTTCTAAAAATATCGCGCGTTCCGAAATCAAGATCCCAATAGGTATCTGTATGTTCCTTGGCAAGCTCCCTATCCAGCAAGGAGACGCTTTCAAAAAATGTTTTCCAATTAATATTTGAAAGTAGCCTCATGCTGGTTATGATGTTTGCAATACTCACTTGATTTGCAGCTTGATGGCGATGCTCTGTCTGAACAATTTCTTCGCTAGTTTTATTGAGCTTGGAAAGTCGTTGCTCCAGCATTTCGATCGCTGGCCAAACATCAACCTCCTGTTCCCGCAGTCGCTTTACTAAATGGGCGATAAAAGAGTATTCCGTTTCAAGAGACTCTTCTGTGAAGTCAGGAAATTCTTGTAGGAACTCTTGCAGTTTTTCTTGAGACGATGCCGTTTCAATGATTCTATCAGCCACCTGATCCGCCAGATTGCGCTGGCCTTTATCCCAGATAATTCTAAGAACCAAACGTCGGATGTTTTCAACCAAAGCCAACCTTAAGGTAATCGGCAGGGCCCACAATTCTCCAACCCGAAGATATGCCTTCTTCTGATATGAATTTACAAACTGCCTTATCAGATCAACACTTAGATTACTATCGGTATGAGCAATAAGAGCCAACGCAATTCCATATACCCGCGGATAGCCGAATAAATCTCCCTCTCCAAGGCGAGGAAGCTCTCGGTAATAGGATGTAGGCAAATCCTTCTGAATTTCGCGAATCTGCTCTTCAATAATATGAAAGTTATCAATGAACCATTCTGCACCAGGAGTGGTGTACTCGCTTCCTTTGGTGGATTGGATGAGGATTTTGTAGCTTTCAAGAATTCTTTCGGAATTGGTTTTGTTTCTAGCAATCAACGGCTGAAGTTTTTTTATCTTTAAATCAACAACAAGGTGCTCAGCCAAGTATTGAGCAAACTCTTCCATCCGCTCATTACTATATATTTCTGAACGAATTGGAGCTTCCATCACCTCAATAATCTGCGGATGTCGCACTTTTCTAAACAACTCCATCTCCTCTGAATACTCGTCAAAGGAAATTGATATGCTCTAGCTTTGGCTCTGACAACGAAAGCCCAGAGAGGCTGTGCAAAGACAGCCCTTAGATTAAAGATTCATAATCTTAATGTGTGATAGTACTGGCCCGGC carries:
- a CDS encoding membrane bound zinc metallopeptidase (COG0465 ATP-dependent Zn proteases) — protein: MFKSSNRNFVFFLIFIFIGFYLLQNLWMQASQYETIPYSRFEELLEKGQVKDLLISEKYIRGSLTAEEMGKSQFLTVRVDKDLSSQLTAKGVTYTQEVESTFFKDLLSWVVPVLLFVGLWMFISRRMMERSGAGSIMGVGKSRAKQYVETDIKIGFDDVAGVDEAKDELREVVEFLKDPQSYERLGARMPKGILLIGPPGTGKTLLAKAVAGEAHVPFFSMSGSEFVELFVGVGASRVRDLFEQARQSSPCIIFIDELDALGKVRTPGVGSGGHDEKEQTLNQLLAELDGFDTRSGVILLAATNRPEVLDPALLRAGRFDRQVLVDRPDKKGREQILKVHIKKIKAHPGLSLEDIASMTSGFTGADLANLVNEAALVATRRNSVDVEKEDFVVAIERLVAGLEKKTRVLSAQEKERVAYHEMGHALVASALADNDMVHKVSIIPRGMGALGYTIQRPIEDRYLMTKQELIHKMAVLMGGRAAEYLVFKEISTGASDDLVKVTDIAEAIVTRYGMSEELGEVVYEQQEALFLQNSGTTQRIRSEESAAKIDLAVKGFVERASQMAKDILLTNRDVLNRGATILLEKETLNEEEVVEIAKGLKVPKDRWTPPAAPQLDI
- a CDS encoding putative carbohydrate binding protein (COG3459 Cellobiose phosphorylase), translating into MFRKVRHPQIIEVMEAPIRSEIYSNERMEEFAQYLAEHLVVDLKIKKLQPLIARNKTNSERILESYKILIQSTKGSEYTTPGAEWFIDNFHIIEEQIREIQKDLPTSYYRELPRLGEGDLFGYPRVYGIALALIAHTDSNLSVDLIRQFVNSYQKKAYLRVGELWALPITLRLALVENIRRLVLRIIWDKGQRNLADQVADRIIETASSQEKLQEFLQEFPDFTEESLETEYSFIAHLVKRLREQEVDVWPAIEMLEQRLSKLNKTSEEIVQTEHRHQAANQVSIANIITSMRLLSNINWKTFFESVSLLDRELAKEHTDTYWDLDFGTRDIFRKKVERIAKITQSEELAIAARVVLTGQTSNVFIGEYIHGGLQKVLEDAFAYKSPWGERFRRWMYTFPTTSYIFLMCLIAFVIFLAPLLFLLNRDTPLFGLTIISFIILIPISDMSVNIANFILSEVLPPRILGKYELEKGIPSESKTLVIIPSMLVDRKYIREIVQRLEVHYLANTEDNLFFALVTDYTDSHIENDPADHELLNLAQTLIDRLNEKYPSHQTLFHLFHRKRLWNAQEGKWIGWERKRGKIEELNKYLRGSRETSFIMSTLPYEIGKDIKYVITLDSDTQMGLGTAKKLVGTALYPLNRNKFGIIQPRISVSIESSSASTFAMINSSNTGLDPYTTAISDIYQDLFDEGIFAGKGLYNVDAFIERTEGRFPENRILSHDLIEGSFARAGFASDIEFIDDYPKSYSSYITRQHRWVRGDWQIASWILPRVPSAHGKVRNSLSLINRWKIYDNLRRSLVSAAFFLSFVIGWVFLDGSALEWTLFTICLVALPPVLQLFRGLMKTTSSGWINNFWAELGKLRVHLWQFSFNLIFLAHRSLVEIDAVVRAIYRVSVSQKKCLEWVPSAVVEKSALSTKAFWQKSYSVVIVCILVMAGTLFVRHPLGMLLAIPFVIAWSLYYIVDEWTSKRVRKTKPTLRLEDENYYLDMAQRIWYFFETFVTKGDNWLPPDNVQEDPSPVVAHRTSPTNIGLYLLSSIAAHDLGFISKGQTIQRLSDTLETIQKMEHFEGHLLNWYDTKTLEPLHPKYVSLVDSGNYAAYLVAVSQSLTDFYDKDFFNLKILRSLTVGLEGLISDLAELSEKSALSTETISNHLQKNLEHCQELLKQDPPRNIKEWLNYFSDLRKTLAEVRDSILALEVEKGAKYYYRVRQKVDMLYSRISAFNEEAEILAPCLGLNTDALLRHLAVGGNSTLREVTEHLQELQKAQSLRHFDHCLSNCRLFIEKNPDVFSGTDLQYDKTLHDLENAASYCQKISKQTQKIQALCESLLNTINFKFLLNKDREVFVIGYNVSEGRFDNSYYDLLASEARTASLIAVALRQIPVKHWFRLGRKLVPISGGRALVSWSASMFEYLMPNLIMKSFENTLLDETIRAVVRRQISYGKKLKIPWGVSEAGYNARDLNFNYQYGPFGIPGLGLKRGLGHDLVVSPYSSFLAGLVNPEWSLRNLKELQDMELLTPYGFYESIDYTAERLSETQNFAVVRSFMAHHQGMSLIAVDNILNDNLMQKRFHQDLRIRAVQELLQERIPPRMKLETPKAAEIEWLGAGDALSKAFYRTYAEANHYTPRVQILSNGRYSLTVSTAGGGYSKAETLAMYRWREDSTRDPWGNFIFIRDIKTQKYWSATYNPNVLEPEAYRVVFAEDKVDFWRQNENLRTHMEIIVAPDDMAELRQVTLTNDEFVHRDIEITSYCEPVLASFSDDVAHPAFSNLFLQTEYIHSKNLLVVRRRPRLSERKERWAFHGVVTDARVIGDTEYETDRSKFIGRGRDLLTPLALESTEPLSNSTGSTLDPALALRIRIRIPGQSSRKVIFSTGFCHSRDEILQTVDRINEINAFDRESKLAWTKARIDLRHLDLDSEAAYLFQRLAEKIIFSDPSLRQPSHVLVKYTREQASLWPYGISGDLPIVAITVYDRRDIGIVRRLLRGHEYLRLKGLSFDFVILTDTSSTYMQDLAEELNLQVRFAGFQGWLNKPGGVFILKMDTMPERDRALIQAMARVVLSTDRGTLREQITRRVFKEKYLTNQEIIAEKRQYSNPPLERPELDYFNGCGGFSKDGAEYIIYLQKNQWTPAPWINVIANGKDFGFQVSESGAGYTWSVNSRENRITSWTNDAVSDAPGECFYIRDEISGEFWSPLPLPIRDENPYLVRHGHGYSVIEHNSHGISHQTLMYVSMENSVKFVRLRLRNTGGRSRKLSVFSYIEWVLGNLREKSAPYILTEVDDATTAILAKNAYNHEFADRVAFCYLSGANGRFTCDRKEFIGRNGVISAPQGLSRRGLSMTKGIGLDPCAVLQSDIELAPQEEKEVLFLLGQAENNDKAIALINKFMNLEAAELEYQDALSFWQDKLSTIEVQTPEKSLDLMLNRWLLYQALVCRMWARSAFYQSGGAYGFRDQLQDTMAFVYSSPEIAREHILRASSRQFPEGDVQHWWHPPTGRGVRTHFADDLLWLPLVVSHYIRVTGDESVLDEVTPYIEAPLLNPDQEDSYTQPTVSEQKSTVREHCERAILKSLKLGQHGLPLMGSGDWNDGMNRIGEKGQGESVWMGWFLFKVIHEFSDFVKNEEMRKKFLDHAQILKENIHKNAWDGNWFRRAYFDDGTPVGSALSEECKIDSISQTWSILSGAGQEPQISMAMEQLEQELINREDKLIKLLKPPFDKIGHDPGYIKGYVPGVRENGGQYTHAAIWVIMAFAQRNDSEKALEFFNLINPILHTETLSGVSKYKVEPYVISADVYAVPPHVGRGGWSWYTGSASWFYRAGLESILGFYLLEDRLVIDPCVPRSWNSYVIKYRYGKTQYVIQVNLQNEGEEKAEILLKDSGGPENLVVNIRKK